In Gigantopelta aegis isolate Gae_Host chromosome 6, Gae_host_genome, whole genome shotgun sequence, the following are encoded in one genomic region:
- the LOC121375133 gene encoding exosome RNA helicase MTR4-like has protein sequence MAGYGDELFDVFEENAVNATESSGDKKDESELSVNSDSQRAEALLKTIVGKHSAENNGEEVSTKKVKVATEESSSLEILPRIQIHRVETVEACLHEVAVPPDDEFVPLKPADGKPAKEYPFILDPFQKEAILCLENHQSVLVSAHTSAGKTVVAVYAIAMSLRDKQRVIYTSPIKALSNQKYRELYEEFQDVGLMTGDATINPTASVLVMTTEILRSMLYRGSEVMREVAWVVFDEIHYMRDKERGVVWEETIILLPDNVHYVFLSATIPNARQFAEWICHLHKQPCHVVYTDFRPIPLQHYIFPAGGDGLHLVVDENGDFREENFNTAMAVLKDAGDAAKGDMKGRRGGSKANESNCYKIVKMIMERNFAPVIVFSFSRKDCEGYAMQVSKLDFNSDEEKSLVEEVFNNAIDALSDEDKKLPQVEHVLPLLKKGVGIHHSGLLPLLKETIEILFSEGLIKALFATETFAMGLNMPARTVMFTSARKFDGKDYRWITSGEYIQMSGRAGRRGLDERGIVILMVDEKMSPAVGKVILKGLPDALNSAFHLTYNMVLNLLRVEEINPEYMLERSFYQFQNYSAIPDLIDKLKKKEEEYGKFVIPNEDQIAAYYKIRQQLDNLGRELMQYIQKPCYLLPFLQPGRLVKVKNKEDNFGWGVVINFQKKMDQSGVAKDANPLYVVDVLLHVSKSNIRSQNTADVKPCPKGDRGDMFVVPVMTALLEEISAVRLYVPQDLRPPDNRMSVLKSLMEVQKRFPDGLPHLDPIEDMGIKEKGLQEVIKKIEAFEHRLYSHAMHKDPKLNELYSQYEQKMMVANEMKAIKSELKKKKSLLQMDELKCRKRVLRRMGYATASDVIEIKGRVACEISSCDELLVTEMLFNGVFNDLTPPQIVALMSCFVFQEKSNENPRLTETLSGSLRIMQDTARRIARISKEAKIELDEEIYSNSFKPNLMDVVYAWSTGASFAKICTMTDIFEGSIIRCMRRLEEALREMCQAAKAIGNTEMEQKISEGIQSIKRDIVFAASLYL, from the exons ATGGCAGGGTACGGCGATGAACTTTTTGATGTATTTGAAGAAAATGCTGTAAATGCAACCGAGTCTAGTGGTGATAAGAAAGATGAATCAGAACTTTCTGTAAATAGTGACAGCCAAAG GGCTGAAGCACTTTTAAAAACGATAGTGGGAAAACATTCAGCTGAAAATAATGGGGAAGAGGTTTCAACAAAAAAGGTTAAAGTTGCAACAGAAGAAAGCAG TTCATTGGAGATCCTCCCCAGAATACAGATTCATAGAGTGGAGACGGTTGAAGCTTGCCTTCATGAG GTTGCAGTGCCACCAGATGATGAGTTTGTCCCACTGAAGCCAGCCGATGGGAAACCCGCCAAGGAGTACCCATTCATCCTGGATCCGTTCCAGAAGGAGGCCATCCTGTGTCTGGAAAACCACCAGTCCGTGCTCGTGTCGGCTCACACGTCAGCCGGCAAGACTGTCGTTGCTGT GTATGCGATTGCCATGTCACTTCGAGACAAACAGCGTGTTATTTACACATCACCTATTAAGGCGCTTAGCAACCAGAAGTACCGTGAGCTGTATGAAGAGTTCCAGGATGTGGGTCTCATGACAGGAGATGCGACGATTAATCCGACTGCAAGCGTTTTAGTGATGACCACAGAG ATTTTGCGGAGCATGTTGTATCGTGGGTCGGAGGTCATGAGAGAGGTTGCCTGGGTTGTCTTTGATGAGATTCATTACATGAGGGACAAAG agaGGGGAGTGGTCTGGGAAGAAACTATAATATTGCTGCCTGACAATGTGCACTATGTGTTTCTCTCGGCCACAATACCAAATGCCAGGCAGTTTGCAGAGTGGATTTGTCACTTGCACAAACAG ccGTGTCATGTAGTTTACACAGATTTCCGTCCTATTCCTTTacaacactacatttttcctgccGGAGGTGATGGCTTACATCTTGTGGTAGATGAAAAT GGTGATTTTCGAGAAGAAAATTTCAACACGGCTATGGCAGTGCTGAAAGATGCCGGAGATGCTGCTAAAGGTGACATGAAGGGCAGAAGAGGCGGAAGCAAAG ccaATGAATCGAACTGTTACAAAATCGTCAAGATGATCATGGAGAGGAACTTTGCTCCAGTGATTGTGTTCAGCTTCAGTAGGAAAGACTGTGAGGGATACGCCATGCAGGTCTCTAAACTCGACTTCAACTCAG ATGAAGAGAAGAGTCTAGTTGAGGAAGTGTTTAATAACGCTATTGATGCTCTCTCTGACGAAGATAAGAAACTACCACAG GTTGAACATGTCCTGCCTTTGTTGAAGAAAGGTGTTGGGATTCATCATTCAGGATTACTTCCCCTGTTGAAGGAAACCATTGAAATCCTCTTTTCAGAAGGTCTAATCAAG GCTCTGTTTGCTACAGAAACATTTGCAATGGGTTTAAACATGCCAGCGAGAACAGTAATGTTCACCAGTGCAAGGAAGTTTGATGGAAAAGATTACAGATGG ATCACATCTGGAGAGTACATACAGATGAGTGGCCGTGCAGGTCGGAGAGGTTTGGACGAGCGAGGTATCGTCATCTTGATGGTTGACGAGAAGATGAGTCCTGCTGTGGGAAAAGTAATCCTCAAG GGTCTGCCGGACGCCCTGAACAGTGCGTTCCACTTGACATACAACATGGTCCTCAACCTGCTACGAGTGGAGGAGATCAACCCGGAGTACATGCTGGAGAGATCCTTCTACCAGTTTCAGAACTACTCCGCCATCCCCGATCTCATAGACA aactgaaaaagaaagaagaagagtaTGGCAAGTTCGTCATACCGAATGAAGATCAAATAGCAGCTTATTACAAGATTCGACAGCAGCTTGACAACCTTGGACGAGAGTTGATGCAGTACATTCAGAAACCCTGCTACTTGTTGCCATTCCTACAGCCAGGCAGACTTGTCAAG GTAAAGAACAAGGAGGACAACTTTGGTTGGGGTGTTGTGATCAACTTCCAGAAAAAAATGGACCAAAGTGGT gtTGCTAAGGATGCCAATCCTTTATATGTAGTAGATGTTCTACTCCATGTGTCGAAATCCAACATACGCAGTCAAAACACAGCAGACGTTAAACCTTGTCCTAAAGGAGACAGGGGAGATATGTTT GTTGTTCCTGTGATGACAGCTTTGTTGGAGGAAATCAGCGCAGTCCGACTCTACGTACCACAGGACCTTCGACCTCCTGATAACAGGATGAGTGTCCTCAAGTCCTTGATG gaagTTCAGAAACGTTTTCCAGATGGGTTACCACATCTAGACCCCATTGAAGACATGGGCATCAAGGAAAAGGGCTTGCAAGAAGTTATCAAG AAAATTGAAGCCTTTGAACATCGACTTTATTCTCATGCAATGCACAAAGATCCCAAGCTGAATGAACTGTATTCGCAGTATGAGCAGAAAATGATG GTTGCAAATGAGATGAAAGCTATAAAGTCAGAactgaaaaagaagaagtctTTACTGCAAATGGATGAACTGAAATGTCGGAAGCGAGTGTTGAGAAGAATGGGGTACGCCACAGCCTCGGATGTCATTGAAATAAAAGGAAGAGTGGCATGCGAAATCAGCAG CTGTGACGAGTTGCTTGTTACAGAAATGCTGTTCAACGGTGTTTTCAACGATTTGACACCTCCTCAGATTGTGGCTTTAATGAGCTGTTTTGTGTTCCAAGAAAAGTCCAACGAGAATCCTCGCCTCACAGAAACATTATCAGGATCACTGAGAATCATGcag GATACAGCACGGAGGATAGCACGGATAAGCAAGGAAGCGAAGATTGAACTTGACGAAGAGATCTACTCGAATTCTTTCAAACCCAACCTGATGGATGTCGTGTATGCCTGGAGTACTGGAGCTTCATTTGCAAAGATCTGTACAATGACAGATATCTTTGAAG gAAGTATAATTCGATGTATGCGTCGACTTGAAGAGGCTTTGAGGGAAATGTGTCAGGCAGCAAAAGCTATTGGCAACACAGAGATGGAACAAAAGATTTCAGAAG GCATCCAGAGCATCAAAAGGGATATTGTGTTTGCTGCCAGTCTCTATTTATAG